The following are from one region of the Ptychodera flava strain L36383 chromosome 15, AS_Pfla_20210202, whole genome shotgun sequence genome:
- the LOC139151661 gene encoding probable flavin-containing monoamine oxidase A isoform X3 yields the protein MQIGDSKIRNYRSNIPSLSLFALIDLQLFINRVEKMMKQVPLENPAKAEKALEWDSMTVETFKRKHLSTKDAMEAVNAAVRIIFGMECTEMSLLYFLHYGRASGGMNNMIEASEGASQEFKIKGGAQQVSEKLADRIGRDSVWLGEPVTHINQEDPNQVTVITESGKTVSAKRVIMSAPPHLAGKIDFKPPLPLEKQSLIQRQPVGHLLKFLATYSNTFWRENGQSGEVVCSYGDPVLIKDSGPLCLVYDATSGYGNPALVGFLNKSRQWSKVSPEERKQAVLDHLSQFFGEMAGKPIEYADKDWGQEPYNGGCPVNVMMPGAITYFHEALRKPFDRIHWAGTETANIGVGFLDGAVQSGRRAAVEIMSDLQPNLVTDADRESVTLKECVIGEERSQWYGPAVHIIIAVGLVAVGYVVYRMKCVM from the exons ATGCAGATCGGTGACAGTAAGATCAGAAATTACAGATCAAACATTCCTTCACTCTCTCTCTTTGCGTTGATAGATTTACAGCTGTTCATCAACAGG GTTGAAAAGATGATGAAACAAGTGCCGTTGGAAAATCCAGCCAAGGCAGAGAAAGCATTGGAATGGGATAGCATGACAGtggaaactttcaaaagaaaacatttgtcaACAAAGG ATGCCATGGAAGCTGTTAATGCTGCGGTCCGGATCATCTTCGGAATGGAATGCACGGAGATGTCGTTACTGTACTTCCTACACTACGGCAGAGCTAGCGGAGGTATGAACAACATGATTGAAGCCAGTGAGGGAGCCAGCCAAGAATTCAAAATCAAG GGTGGAGCTCAGCAAGTATCAGAGAAGTTAGCTGACAGAATTGGACGAGACAGTGTCTGGTTGGGTGAGCCTGTGACACACATCAACCAGGAGGACCCAAACCAAGTCACAGTGATTACAGAGAGCGGGAAAACTGTTTCAGCCAAGAGAGTTATCATGAGTGCACCACCTCACTTagcag GTAAAATTGACTTCAAGCCGCCACTTCCATTGGAAAAGCAGTCACTAATACAGAGACAACCTGTGGGTCATCTCCTCAAGTTTCTAGCCACATACAGCAAT acattttggcgggaaaacgGACAATCAGGAGAGGTGGTGTGTAGCTATGGCGACCCAGTGCTTATAAAAGACAGTGGTCCTCTGTGTTTGGTCTATGATGCTACTAGTGGCTATGGCAACCCTGCCTTGGTTGGATTTCTCAACAAGTCAAGACAGTGGAGTAAAGTGTCT CCGGAAgaaagaaaacaagcagttttggaTCACCTGAGTCAATTCTTTGGCGAGATGGCTGGAAAACCCATTGAGTATGCAGACAAG GACTGGGGACAGGAGCCATACAACGGTGGATGTCCAGTAAACGTGATGATGCCCGGGGCCATCACGTACTTCCATGAAGCACTCAGAAAACCATTTGACAG GATTCACTGGGCAGGTACAGAAACTGCCAACATTGGGGTCGGTTTCCTGGATGGTGCCGTTCAGTCCGGACGGAGAGCTGCTGTGGAAATCATGTCGGACCTTCAACCTAATCTTGTGACCGATGCAGACAGGGAGAGTGTTACATTGAAGGAGTGTGTGATTGGTGAGGAAAGGTCACAATGGTACGGCCCCGCCGTCCACATCATCATCGCCGTTGGATTGGTTGCTGTCGGATACGTAGTATATCGGATGAAATGTGTGATGTAG
- the LOC139151661 gene encoding probable flavin-containing monoamine oxidase A isoform X1, whose translation MTMSTSGCDYDVVVIGGGLSGLSAADKLKKIDPDCEVLVLEAKERVGGRTLTVELQGARGKDKWDLGGQWVGRGQPHILNLLEELGIETYKQYTDGIKFMQIGDSKIRNYRSNIPSLSLFALIDLQLFINRVEKMMKQVPLENPAKAEKALEWDSMTVETFKRKHLSTKDAMEAVNAAVRIIFGMECTEMSLLYFLHYGRASGGMNNMIEASEGASQEFKIKGGAQQVSEKLADRIGRDSVWLGEPVTHINQEDPNQVTVITESGKTVSAKRVIMSAPPHLAGKIDFKPPLPLEKQSLIQRQPVGHLLKFLATYSNTFWRENGQSGEVVCSYGDPVLIKDSGPLCLVYDATSGYGNPALVGFLNKSRQWSKVSPEERKQAVLDHLSQFFGEMAGKPIEYADKDWGQEPYNGGCPVNVMMPGAITYFHEALRKPFDRIHWAGTETANIGVGFLDGAVQSGRRAAVEIMSDLQPNLVTDADRESVTLKECVIGEERSQWYGPAVHIIIAVGLVAVGYVVYRMKCVM comes from the exons ATGACCATGTCGACATCGGGATGTGACTACGATGTCGTCGTGATCGGGGGCGGGCTTTCTGGGTTGTCAGCCGCCGACAAACTGAAGAAGATCGACCCTGACTGTGAGGTATTGGTGTTGGAAGCCAAAG AAAGAGTTGGTGGACGAACATTGACAGTAGAACTGCAAGGTGCCAGAGGCAAAGACAAATGGGATCTTGGAGGGCAGTGGGTCGGCAG AGGGCAGCCTCACATACTCAATCTGCTGGAAGAGTTGGGTATAGAGACTTACAAGCAGTACACAGATGGGATCAAGTTTATGCAGATCGGTGACAGTAAGATCAGAAATTACAGATCAAACATTCCTTCACTCTCTCTCTTTGCGTTGATAGATTTACAGCTGTTCATCAACAGG GTTGAAAAGATGATGAAACAAGTGCCGTTGGAAAATCCAGCCAAGGCAGAGAAAGCATTGGAATGGGATAGCATGACAGtggaaactttcaaaagaaaacatttgtcaACAAAGG ATGCCATGGAAGCTGTTAATGCTGCGGTCCGGATCATCTTCGGAATGGAATGCACGGAGATGTCGTTACTGTACTTCCTACACTACGGCAGAGCTAGCGGAGGTATGAACAACATGATTGAAGCCAGTGAGGGAGCCAGCCAAGAATTCAAAATCAAG GGTGGAGCTCAGCAAGTATCAGAGAAGTTAGCTGACAGAATTGGACGAGACAGTGTCTGGTTGGGTGAGCCTGTGACACACATCAACCAGGAGGACCCAAACCAAGTCACAGTGATTACAGAGAGCGGGAAAACTGTTTCAGCCAAGAGAGTTATCATGAGTGCACCACCTCACTTagcag GTAAAATTGACTTCAAGCCGCCACTTCCATTGGAAAAGCAGTCACTAATACAGAGACAACCTGTGGGTCATCTCCTCAAGTTTCTAGCCACATACAGCAAT acattttggcgggaaaacgGACAATCAGGAGAGGTGGTGTGTAGCTATGGCGACCCAGTGCTTATAAAAGACAGTGGTCCTCTGTGTTTGGTCTATGATGCTACTAGTGGCTATGGCAACCCTGCCTTGGTTGGATTTCTCAACAAGTCAAGACAGTGGAGTAAAGTGTCT CCGGAAgaaagaaaacaagcagttttggaTCACCTGAGTCAATTCTTTGGCGAGATGGCTGGAAAACCCATTGAGTATGCAGACAAG GACTGGGGACAGGAGCCATACAACGGTGGATGTCCAGTAAACGTGATGATGCCCGGGGCCATCACGTACTTCCATGAAGCACTCAGAAAACCATTTGACAG GATTCACTGGGCAGGTACAGAAACTGCCAACATTGGGGTCGGTTTCCTGGATGGTGCCGTTCAGTCCGGACGGAGAGCTGCTGTGGAAATCATGTCGGACCTTCAACCTAATCTTGTGACCGATGCAGACAGGGAGAGTGTTACATTGAAGGAGTGTGTGATTGGTGAGGAAAGGTCACAATGGTACGGCCCCGCCGTCCACATCATCATCGCCGTTGGATTGGTTGCTGTCGGATACGTAGTATATCGGATGAAATGTGTGATGTAG
- the LOC139151661 gene encoding probable flavin-containing monoamine oxidase A isoform X2: protein MTMSTSGCDYDVVVIGGGLSGLSAADKLKKIDPDCEVLVLEAKERVGGRTLTVELQGARGKDKWDLGGQWVGRGQPHILNLLEELGIETYKQYTDGIKFMQIGDSKIRNYRSNIPSLSLFALIDLQLFINRVEKMMKQVPLENPAKAEKALEWDSMTVETFKRKHLSTKDAMEAVNAAVRIIFGMECTEMSLLYFLHYGRASGGMNNMIEASEGASQEFKIKGGAQQVSEKLADRIGRDSVWLGEPVTHINQEDPNQVTVITESGKTVSAKRVIMSAPPHLAGKIDFKPPLPLEKQSLIQRQPVGHLLKFLATYSNTFWRENGQSGEVVCSYGDPVLIKDSGPLCLVYDATSGYGNPALVGFLNKSRQWSKVSPEERKQAVLDHLSQFFGEMAGKPIEYADKDWGQEPYNGGCPVNVMMPGAITYFHEALRKPFDRLHWAGTETATHSAGFMSGAIQAGLRAADEVVANLKPELEAVEDDVDPAHVSGKLSI from the exons ATGACCATGTCGACATCGGGATGTGACTACGATGTCGTCGTGATCGGGGGCGGGCTTTCTGGGTTGTCAGCCGCCGACAAACTGAAGAAGATCGACCCTGACTGTGAGGTATTGGTGTTGGAAGCCAAAG AAAGAGTTGGTGGACGAACATTGACAGTAGAACTGCAAGGTGCCAGAGGCAAAGACAAATGGGATCTTGGAGGGCAGTGGGTCGGCAG AGGGCAGCCTCACATACTCAATCTGCTGGAAGAGTTGGGTATAGAGACTTACAAGCAGTACACAGATGGGATCAAGTTTATGCAGATCGGTGACAGTAAGATCAGAAATTACAGATCAAACATTCCTTCACTCTCTCTCTTTGCGTTGATAGATTTACAGCTGTTCATCAACAGG GTTGAAAAGATGATGAAACAAGTGCCGTTGGAAAATCCAGCCAAGGCAGAGAAAGCATTGGAATGGGATAGCATGACAGtggaaactttcaaaagaaaacatttgtcaACAAAGG ATGCCATGGAAGCTGTTAATGCTGCGGTCCGGATCATCTTCGGAATGGAATGCACGGAGATGTCGTTACTGTACTTCCTACACTACGGCAGAGCTAGCGGAGGTATGAACAACATGATTGAAGCCAGTGAGGGAGCCAGCCAAGAATTCAAAATCAAG GGTGGAGCTCAGCAAGTATCAGAGAAGTTAGCTGACAGAATTGGACGAGACAGTGTCTGGTTGGGTGAGCCTGTGACACACATCAACCAGGAGGACCCAAACCAAGTCACAGTGATTACAGAGAGCGGGAAAACTGTTTCAGCCAAGAGAGTTATCATGAGTGCACCACCTCACTTagcag GTAAAATTGACTTCAAGCCGCCACTTCCATTGGAAAAGCAGTCACTAATACAGAGACAACCTGTGGGTCATCTCCTCAAGTTTCTAGCCACATACAGCAAT acattttggcgggaaaacgGACAATCAGGAGAGGTGGTGTGTAGCTATGGCGACCCAGTGCTTATAAAAGACAGTGGTCCTCTGTGTTTGGTCTATGATGCTACTAGTGGCTATGGCAACCCTGCCTTGGTTGGATTTCTCAACAAGTCAAGACAGTGGAGTAAAGTGTCT CCGGAAgaaagaaaacaagcagttttggaTCACCTGAGTCAATTCTTTGGCGAGATGGCTGGAAAACCCATTGAGTATGCAGACAAG GACTGGGGACAGGAGCCATACAACGGTGGATGTCCAGTAAACGTGATGATGCCCGGGGCCATCACGTACTTCCATGAAGCACTCAGAAAACCATTTGACAG GTTGCACTGGGCTGGCACGGAAACTGCAACACACAGTGCCGGGTTTATGAGTGGTGCCATACAGGCTGGCCTCCGTGCTGCGGATGAGGTTGTGGCCAATCTAAAGCCAGAGCTAGAAGCTGTTGAAGATGACGTCGATCCCGCACATGTTTCAGGAAAATTATCCATATAG